From Daucus carota subsp. sativus chromosome 6, DH1 v3.0, whole genome shotgun sequence, the proteins below share one genomic window:
- the LOC108227937 gene encoding enolase — protein sequence MATIQSIKARQIFDSRGNPTVEVDVGLSNGNWCRAAVPSGASTGIYEALELRDGGSDYLGKGVSKAVGNVNSIIAPALIGKDPTDQTGIDNFMVQELDGTVNEWGWCKQKLGANAILAVSLAVCKAGASVLNIPLYKHIANLAGNKKLVLPVPAFNVINGGSHAGNKLAMQEFMILPVGATSFSEAMKMGVEVYHNLKSVIKKKYGQDATNVGDEGGFAPNIQQNKEGLELLKTAIEKAGYTGKVVIGMDVAASEFYGTDKTYDLNFKEENNDGSEKITGDQLKDLYKSFVSEYPIVSIEDPFDQDDWEHYGKMTSECGVQVQIVGDDLLVTNPKRVEKAIKEKTCNALLLKVNQIGSVTESIEAVKMSKRAGWGVMTSHRSGETEDTFIADLAVGLSTGQIKTGAPCRSERLAKYNQILRIEEELGSEAVYAGVNFRMPVEPY from the exons ATGGCTACTATCCAATCCATCAAGGCTCGTCAGATCTTCGACAGCAGAGGCAATCCAACCGTCGAG GTCGACGTTGGTTTGTCGAATGGAAACTGGTGCAGAGCTGCTGTTCCCAGTGGTGCATCCACCG GTATCTACGAGGCTCTTGAACTTAGAGATGGAGGATCTGACTATCTAGGAAAAGGTGTTTCCAAG GCTGTTGGAAATGTGAACTCGATCATCGCCCCTGCTTTGATCGGCAAG GACCCAACTGATCAGACCGGTATCGATAACTTCATGGTTCAAGAGCTTGACGGGACTGTTAATGAGTGGGGATGGTGCAAGCAGAAG CTAGGAGCAAACGCAATATTGGCAGTGTCTCTTGCTGTTTGCAAAGCTGGGGCCAGTGTCTTAAATATCCCTCTTTACAAG CATATCGCCAATCTTGCTGGTAACAAGAAGTTAGTTTTGCCGGTTCCTGCTTTTAATGTCATCAATGGTGGATCACATGCAGGAAACAAACTTGCTATGCAG GAGTTTATGATTCTTCCAGTTGGAGCCACCTCATTCTCAGAGGCAATGAAAATGGGAGTTGAAGTATACCATAACTTGAAG TCTGTGATTAAAAAGAAATACGGTCAGGATGCAACTAATGTTGGTGACGAAGGTGGCTTTGCCCCTAATATTCAG CAAAACAAGGAGGGTCTTGAGTTGCTTAAGACGGCCATTGAGAAGGCTGGATACACTGGCAAA GTTGTCATTGGTATGGATGTTGCTGCATCTGAGTTCTATGGAACAGACAAGACATACGATCTGAACTTTAAGGAGGAG AACAATGATGGCTCAGAAAAGATAACAGGAGATCAACTCAAAGATCTTTACAAGTCATTTGTTTCCGAGTATCCTATTGTCTCGATTGAGGACCCATTTGATCAGGATGACTGGGAGCACTATGGTAAAATGACCTCTGAATGTGGAGTTCAAGTACAGATTGTTGGTGACGACCTTTTGGTCACAAATCCCAAG AGAGTTGAGAAGGCAATCAAAGAAAAGACTTGTAATGCTCTTCTTCTCAAG GTTAACCAAATTGGCTCAGTCACTGAGAGTATAGAAGCTGTGAAAATGTCCAAAAGGGCTGGTTGGGGAGTAATGACCAGTCATCGCag TGGAGAGACCGAGGACACTTTCATTGCTGATTTGGCCGTAGGTCTGTCAACG GGACAAATTAAAACTGGAGCACCGTGCAGGTCAGAGCGTCTCGCAAAATACAATCAG ATTCTGCGAATTGAGGAGGAGCTAGGTTCGGAGGCAGTTTATGCCGGAGTAAACTTCCGTATGCCCGTTGAGCCCTACTAG